One region of Dokdonia sp. 4H-3-7-5 genomic DNA includes:
- a CDS encoding ABC transporter ATP-binding protein → MVKAEHISKTFGNLQVLKDVALNVKKGEVVSIVGQSGAGKTTLLQILGTLDMPDNNAQAQLTINGKSLTGLKSKLLSAFRNEHIGFIFQFHQLLPEFTAMENVCIPAFIAKKDKAPTEARAKELLDFLGLSHRYDHKPNELSGGEQQRVAVARALINNPALILADEPSGNLDTESADHLHKLFFRLRDEFNQTLIIVTHNEELADMADRKLVMKDGEFVNN, encoded by the coding sequence ATGGTAAAGGCAGAACATATATCAAAAACTTTTGGAAACCTACAAGTTCTTAAAGACGTTGCTTTAAATGTAAAAAAGGGTGAAGTGGTTTCTATTGTTGGTCAAAGTGGCGCAGGTAAAACTACGCTACTACAGATTCTAGGCACTCTAGATATGCCTGATAATAATGCTCAGGCACAACTTACCATTAACGGAAAATCTCTCACAGGACTTAAATCTAAGTTACTAAGTGCTTTCCGTAATGAGCACATAGGGTTTATTTTTCAGTTTCACCAGCTACTTCCAGAGTTTACAGCGATGGAAAATGTGTGTATTCCTGCATTTATTGCCAAAAAAGATAAGGCACCCACAGAGGCTCGTGCTAAAGAGCTTCTTGACTTTTTAGGGCTGTCCCATCGCTATGATCACAAACCTAATGAGCTATCTGGAGGAGAGCAACAGCGTGTGGCAGTAGCTAGAGCACTTATAAACAATCCAGCACTCATTCTGGCAGATGAGCCTTCCGGTAACCTCGATACAGAAAGTGCAGATCATCTACATAAACTATTTTTTAGATTACGAGATGAGTTTAATCAAACGCTTATTATTGTTACTCATAATGAAGAGCTAGCAGATATGGCAGACCGTAAGCTTGTAATGAAAGATGGTGAGTTTGTGAATAATTAA
- a CDS encoding TIGR02757 family protein, with protein sequence MNKTDLKIFLDEKAIQYENGDFIPHDPIQIPHQFELKEDIEIAAFLTATIAWGNRKSIITNATKMMDIMGNAPYDFILNYDPEQAHLFDGFVHRTFNSGDLETFIRALQHIYLNHGGLENAFKKGITSEGLQPAISNFKKLFFEVEHLPRTQKHVSDPLKNSAAKRINMFLRWMVRDANAGVDFGIWNTISPSLLSCPLDVHTSNVARKLKLLKRKQNDGKTLQELDKALRKMDPNDPVKYDFALFGLGAFEKF encoded by the coding sequence ATGAATAAAACGGATCTTAAAATTTTCTTGGATGAAAAAGCAATTCAATATGAGAATGGCGATTTTATTCCACACGATCCTATACAAATCCCTCACCAATTTGAACTAAAAGAAGATATCGAGATTGCCGCTTTCTTAACAGCTACTATTGCCTGGGGCAATCGCAAGAGTATCATAACGAATGCTACAAAAATGATGGATATCATGGGGAATGCACCTTATGATTTTATCTTAAACTACGATCCAGAACAAGCGCACCTTTTTGATGGGTTTGTACATCGCACTTTTAATAGCGGAGATTTAGAGACATTTATAAGGGCATTACAGCACATTTACCTCAATCATGGCGGTCTAGAAAATGCTTTTAAGAAGGGAATCACAAGTGAAGGCCTACAACCCGCTATTTCAAATTTTAAGAAATTATTTTTTGAGGTCGAACATTTACCAAGAACACAAAAGCATGTGAGTGACCCACTCAAGAACTCTGCTGCAAAACGTATCAACATGTTTTTGAGATGGATGGTACGTGATGCAAATGCGGGAGTAGATTTTGGAATATGGAACACTATTTCCCCTAGTTTACTTTCATGCCCATTAGATGTCCATACAAGTAATGTAGCTAGAAAACTTAAACTGCTTAAGAGAAAGCAAAACGACGGAAAAACATTGCAGGAGCTAGATAAAGCGCTAAGAAAAATGGATCCTAATGATCCTGTAAAATATGATTTTGCATTGTTTGGATTAGGAGCCTTCGAGAAGTTTTAA
- a CDS encoding sensor histidine kinase: protein MIAPQKPINESKRLEVLKSYKLLDTLPEDAYDTITKLASHICNTPISLVTLLDADRNFLKSRRGIDMSESPRDISFCGHAILTEEPIFLVEDARLDKRFQDNPLVKDFKAIFYAGVPLRTSDGYALGTLCVYDHKPRTLSLEEQDALRGLAKQTVLLFEARKRNMDLAASENETAQRNDRLEDFARLVAHDLKSPLASIEGLLNLLKEDYLDSNDEDFALYLKHLDTSAKSMRGYIDGLLDYYRADTLLATKENTTLFKLVKNVADLHKSSDVAINVTDDIKLASVSTIAIDQIISNLVDNATKYNDKDTPTIQISATESKDFYTISVKDNGTGIPEDKQDIIFDLFKTTGTKDRNGKQGSGMGLATVRKLVEGLGGTISVSSVVGEGSIFTFTIRR, encoded by the coding sequence GTGATAGCACCTCAAAAGCCAATTAACGAAAGCAAACGACTAGAAGTATTAAAGTCATATAAACTTCTTGACACGCTTCCAGAAGATGCTTATGACACGATAACAAAGCTTGCTTCTCACATCTGTAATACACCAATATCACTAGTTACATTGCTAGATGCAGATCGTAATTTTTTGAAATCAAGACGTGGTATTGATATGTCTGAATCTCCTAGAGATATCTCATTTTGTGGTCACGCTATTCTCACAGAAGAGCCCATTTTTCTAGTAGAAGATGCTCGTTTAGATAAACGTTTTCAAGATAATCCATTAGTTAAAGATTTTAAAGCAATTTTTTATGCAGGTGTTCCTTTACGCACAAGTGACGGTTATGCTTTAGGCACTTTATGTGTTTATGATCACAAACCAAGAACGTTATCCTTAGAAGAACAAGATGCTTTGCGTGGTCTTGCAAAGCAAACAGTTTTATTATTTGAGGCTCGCAAACGCAATATGGACCTCGCAGCCTCAGAAAATGAAACTGCACAACGTAATGATCGTTTAGAAGATTTTGCTCGATTAGTAGCTCATGATCTTAAGTCTCCACTTGCAAGTATAGAAGGTTTACTCAACCTCTTGAAAGAAGATTACCTGGATAGCAATGATGAAGATTTTGCACTGTATTTAAAGCATCTAGATACTTCGGCAAAGTCTATGAGAGGTTATATAGATGGGCTTCTGGACTATTATAGAGCAGATACATTACTGGCAACAAAAGAGAATACTACACTTTTTAAACTAGTTAAAAACGTAGCAGATTTACATAAGTCTAGTGATGTCGCTATTAACGTTACAGATGATATCAAGTTAGCATCTGTTTCTACAATCGCCATTGACCAGATAATATCAAATCTTGTTGATAATGCTACAAAATACAATGACAAGGATACTCCCACCATCCAAATAAGTGCAACGGAATCTAAAGACTTCTACACTATATCTGTAAAAGATAATGGTACCGGAATTCCAGAAGACAAACAAGACATTATTTTTGACCTATTTAAAACTACAGGAACTAAAGATCGTAATGGCAAACAAGGTTCTGGAATGGGATTGGCAACCGTGCGTAAACTGGTAGAAGGATTGGGTGGTACTATTAGTGTTTCTTCTGTGGTTGGTGAAGGGAGTATTTTCACTTTTACCATTAGGCGATAA
- a CDS encoding BatA domain-containing protein, producing the protein MQFRHPELLYALFLLLIPILVHLFQLRKFKTEAFTNVAFLQKLNIQTRKSNSIKKWLVLLSRMAAIAAIVLAFAQPFITQSDSATREKETIIYLDNSFSMQAKGSSGQLLRTATQDIITNIPEDQTFTLITNTDTYRNTTVKNMRNELLQLPYAASQLSETAITLRAQKEFSRDQSKDKRLIMISDFQDNGEAYQLQTDGVEKHYVQLQPVIKNNVSIDSVFISQRKSGSIALTVALSAGEKKDINTAVSLYNGDQLLAKGTASFDSELTTTVVFDIDTKEEIAGRIVIEDPLLAFDNTMFFNINKSQPIKVLAINGANSDYLSRIFTAPEFEYKSTNIKNLDYSSIPDFNYIVINQVSEIGVSLSGALNAFAKAGGITTIILDSNADATSYNNALSSLGNFDISKSETTKRLVTTINYDHPVYKDVFDARIKNFQYPSVSKSFAIQGGDALLRFEDGSPFLSYSSNFFVISGGIDVANSNLQSSPLIVPTFYNMSRQSLQLPRLYMPVGKNTTYDIPVALQEDDILSLEDMLDRSNTLIPLQQSKGNKVQITTSDSPSKAGIYNIKLSDNTVQQVSYNYSRSESTLRYAALNTGATDHYNTSVEDLFDEFKTADSVQSLWKWFVIFALLFLVLEILILKFYK; encoded by the coding sequence ATGCAGTTTAGACATCCAGAACTCCTTTATGCACTGTTCTTACTGCTTATCCCTATCCTCGTTCACTTATTTCAACTTCGTAAGTTTAAGACAGAAGCGTTTACAAATGTTGCCTTTCTTCAAAAGCTCAACATTCAAACTCGTAAGAGTAATTCCATAAAGAAATGGCTCGTGTTATTGTCTCGTATGGCTGCAATTGCTGCAATTGTGCTAGCATTTGCTCAACCATTTATCACACAATCAGATAGCGCAACCCGAGAAAAGGAAACTATCATTTATTTGGATAACTCATTCAGTATGCAAGCAAAGGGTTCTTCTGGACAATTGCTACGCACGGCCACCCAAGATATTATTACTAATATTCCCGAGGATCAAACCTTCACTTTAATTACAAATACAGATACGTATAGAAATACCACTGTCAAAAACATGCGTAACGAGTTGCTACAACTACCATATGCAGCATCACAGTTATCTGAAACTGCCATAACACTCAGAGCTCAGAAAGAATTTTCTAGAGACCAATCAAAAGATAAGAGGCTCATTATGATTTCTGACTTTCAGGATAATGGTGAGGCGTATCAACTACAAACAGATGGTGTAGAAAAACATTACGTGCAGCTCCAGCCTGTCATAAAAAACAATGTAAGTATAGATTCCGTTTTTATATCACAAAGAAAATCAGGAAGCATAGCCCTTACTGTAGCGCTTTCAGCAGGTGAAAAGAAAGATATAAATACTGCCGTTTCTCTATACAACGGTGATCAATTACTGGCTAAGGGAACAGCATCTTTTGATAGCGAACTAACGACTACCGTAGTTTTTGATATAGACACAAAAGAAGAAATCGCAGGGCGTATCGTCATTGAAGATCCCCTACTCGCTTTTGATAACACCATGTTTTTTAACATTAATAAAAGTCAGCCCATAAAAGTACTCGCAATAAATGGTGCAAACTCAGATTATTTGTCACGTATTTTTACGGCTCCAGAGTTTGAGTATAAAAGCACAAACATTAAGAATCTGGATTATAGCAGCATACCAGATTTTAATTATATCGTTATAAATCAAGTTTCAGAAATAGGCGTATCTCTTAGTGGTGCTTTGAACGCTTTCGCGAAAGCGGGAGGAATTACCACCATTATTTTAGATTCAAATGCAGATGCGACTAGTTACAACAATGCGTTAAGCAGTTTAGGAAACTTTGATATCTCAAAAAGTGAAACTACCAAGCGATTAGTAACCACCATCAATTATGACCATCCTGTTTATAAAGATGTGTTTGATGCAAGAATAAAAAACTTTCAATATCCGTCCGTTTCAAAGTCTTTTGCCATACAAGGTGGAGATGCGTTACTTCGTTTTGAAGATGGAAGTCCTTTCTTGTCTTATTCTTCAAATTTCTTTGTAATCTCTGGAGGTATAGATGTAGCAAATTCAAACCTCCAAAGTTCGCCGCTCATAGTCCCTACATTTTACAATATGTCGCGACAGAGCTTGCAGTTGCCACGATTATATATGCCTGTAGGTAAAAACACAACATACGACATACCTGTCGCGCTTCAAGAAGATGATATTTTAAGTCTGGAAGACATGTTAGACCGCTCAAATACACTTATTCCTCTGCAACAATCCAAAGGAAATAAAGTACAAATTACAACGAGTGACTCGCCATCTAAAGCAGGTATTTACAATATTAAGCTATCAGATAATACGGTACAGCAAGTCAGTTATAATTACAGTCGCAGTGAAAGCACATTACGATATGCAGCATTAAACACGGGTGCTACAGATCATTATAACACCTCTGTAGAAGATCTTTTTGACGAATTCAAAACAGCAGATAGTGTCCAATCGCTTTGGAAATGGTTTGTTATTTTTGCCTTGTTATTCCTAGTACTAGAAATCTTGATTTTAAAATTCTATAAATGA
- a CDS encoding dihydroorotase — protein sequence MKALIKNAIIVDSDSPHHSSTKDVRIKDGLIIEIGEHLENTKGETLIERDNLHISQGWFDSSVSMGQPGFEERETIDHGLQVAALSGFTAVALNPNTYPIIDTSSDVTFVKKMAEGHATSLFPIGALTRNSESVDLAELYDMQQSGAVAFGDYQQPIANPNLLKIALQYTQGFNGLVLSFPQEQKIAGKGMVNEGEISTRVGLKGIPAIAESLQVARDLHILEYAGGSLHIPTISTKASVELIKQAKTKGLDVTCSVAIHNLYLLDTVIDDFDTRYKVLPPLRNQEHVDALIEGVKDGTIDMVTSDHNPLDVERKHVEFDNAMYGAISQEATFKALLTIVSEKRAVTLLTAGRRRFIGQSNPIQENSPADITLFTTKGTATFTKEHIKSTSNNAIFLNQKMKGDVYGIIANNQLVLN from the coding sequence ATGAAAGCACTCATAAAGAACGCCATAATTGTAGACAGTGATAGCCCACATCACAGTAGTACAAAAGATGTTAGAATTAAGGATGGCCTCATTATAGAAATAGGAGAACATCTAGAAAATACAAAAGGAGAGACGCTTATAGAGCGCGATAATCTCCATATATCACAAGGTTGGTTTGATAGTAGCGTGAGTATGGGGCAACCAGGATTTGAGGAGCGAGAAACTATAGATCACGGCTTACAAGTTGCGGCATTAAGTGGCTTTACAGCAGTAGCACTCAATCCAAACACCTACCCTATTATTGACACAAGCTCTGATGTCACTTTTGTAAAAAAAATGGCCGAAGGACATGCAACTTCTCTTTTTCCTATAGGTGCGCTTACGCGAAATAGTGAAAGCGTAGATCTAGCAGAATTATACGATATGCAGCAATCCGGAGCTGTGGCTTTTGGTGATTATCAACAACCTATCGCAAATCCAAATTTGCTTAAAATTGCACTGCAATACACGCAAGGATTCAACGGACTTGTTTTATCATTTCCTCAAGAGCAGAAAATTGCTGGAAAAGGAATGGTAAATGAAGGAGAAATAAGCACCCGAGTAGGTCTTAAAGGAATTCCCGCTATAGCCGAAAGTCTTCAAGTAGCAAGAGACTTACATATACTAGAATATGCTGGCGGAAGCCTTCATATCCCTACAATTTCCACAAAGGCAAGTGTTGAACTTATAAAACAAGCTAAAACGAAAGGATTAGACGTTACTTGTAGTGTTGCAATACATAATTTGTACTTATTAGATACAGTTATAGATGATTTTGATACTCGTTATAAAGTATTACCACCACTAAGAAATCAAGAGCATGTAGATGCATTGATAGAAGGTGTAAAAGATGGCACTATCGATATGGTGACTAGTGATCATAATCCCCTAGATGTTGAGCGCAAGCACGTAGAGTTTGATAATGCTATGTATGGCGCTATATCCCAAGAAGCTACATTTAAAGCGCTACTTACCATTGTGAGCGAGAAGCGCGCCGTAACACTACTTACTGCCGGTAGACGTAGATTTATAGGCCAAAGTAATCCAATACAAGAAAATAGCCCAGCAGATATCACCTTATTTACAACAAAAGGCACGGCTACATTTACTAAAGAACACATCAAATCAACTTCAAATAATGCCATATTCCTTAATCAAAAAATGAAAGGAGATGTGTATGGAATTATTGCAAATAACCAACTAGTACTTAACTAA
- a CDS encoding DUF4870 domain-containing protein codes for MDENTVFEGKTAAVLSYITFVGLIIAYFMNSESKNEFAAFHLRQSLGLTLSYFLVMMPLSYLDIPMASIGFLVLFFALWLFGIISAFQGKRQLVPLVGAFYQNVFGGNN; via the coding sequence ATGGATGAAAACACCGTTTTTGAAGGAAAAACAGCTGCAGTTTTAAGCTACATTACCTTCGTAGGATTAATTATAGCCTATTTTATGAATAGCGAGTCAAAAAATGAGTTTGCTGCTTTTCATCTTAGACAGTCATTAGGTTTAACCTTGAGCTACTTCTTAGTAATGATGCCGCTCAGTTACCTAGACATACCTATGGCATCTATAGGATTTCTAGTGCTGTTTTTTGCACTGTGGCTTTTTGGAATTATTTCTGCTTTTCAAGGTAAACGCCAACTTGTACCTTTAGTAGGTGCCTTTTACCAAAATGTTTTCGGCGGAAACAACTAG
- a CDS encoding alpha/beta hydrolase, with amino-acid sequence MLLEYITRKPSKPSTGKAPLIILLHGYGSNEEDLFSFAEEIPEEYFIVSAKAPIAMQPYGNAWYHITIDGDGVKTSDNDGARESRDIIARFIDEIVAEYDVDKHNVTLLGFSQGTILSYAVALTYPEKIKNVIGLSGYINEEIIDLKSSPSYAHLNIYNSHGTVDQVIPIDAARKTPGYLKNIGIESTLSEFPVGHGVHPTNFYEFKEWLQSK; translated from the coding sequence ATGTTATTAGAATATATCACACGTAAACCATCAAAACCTTCTACGGGTAAAGCTCCATTAATTATTCTCCTTCATGGTTATGGAAGTAATGAAGAAGACCTCTTTAGCTTTGCAGAAGAAATTCCTGAGGAGTATTTCATAGTGTCTGCAAAGGCTCCTATTGCGATGCAACCTTATGGAAATGCGTGGTATCATATTACTATAGATGGTGATGGCGTAAAAACCTCAGATAATGATGGTGCTCGTGAGTCTAGAGATATCATCGCACGATTTATAGATGAGATTGTAGCGGAGTACGATGTAGACAAGCACAACGTAACCTTGCTAGGTTTTAGCCAAGGAACGATATTAAGCTATGCAGTAGCACTCACCTACCCAGAAAAAATTAAGAATGTTATAGGCTTGAGTGGTTACATCAATGAAGAGATTATAGATTTAAAGAGTAGTCCATCATATGCACATCTTAATATTTATAACTCACACGGAACTGTAGACCAAGTAATACCAATAGATGCTGCTCGCAAGACACCTGGCTATCTCAAAAATATAGGGATTGAATCTACCTTAAGTGAGTTTCCTGTAGGTCACGGAG